From one Anguilla rostrata isolate EN2019 chromosome 12, ASM1855537v3, whole genome shotgun sequence genomic stretch:
- the tmem160 gene encoding transmembrane protein 160 encodes MAAVSWFAYRQLPRIASQFGRHLRRAGLFYTGAPVRRFTSTPRSRIGDKGSWGKTRMLEQSHLTELDKADALMLRKSHETGFLSWFRNGLLATGIGVIAFVQSDVGREAAYAFFILGGVCVSFGGATYVGNLFALRRLMLLSLPAVLLHSLVVSSVALFWLCAVSLYIGRLEVEIIHDDEDDGEEGGECEECGGRREGRHPEDGKGQDK; translated from the exons ATGGCGGCTGTGAGTTGGTTTGCTTACAGGCAACTGCCTCGCATCGCTTCCCAGTTCGGTCGGCACCTGAGGCGAGCTGGACTGTTCTATACCGGAGCACCGGTGCGGAGATTCACCTCGACTCCTCGCTCGCGGATCGGGGATAAAGGGTCATGGGGCAAGACGCGGATGCTGGAGCAATCTCATTTGACAGAGCTCGATAAGGCGGATGCAttg ATGTTGAGAAAGTCCCATGAGACAG GGTTCCTGTCCTGGTTCCGTAATGGTCTGCTAGCCACTGGAATAGGGGTCATAGCCTTTGTGCAGAGTGATGTTGGCCGAGAAGCTGCGTACG CGTTCTTCATCCTGGGCGGCGTGTGCGTGTCTTTCGGCGGGGCGACCTACGTGGGGAACCTGTTCGCCCTGCGGCGCCTCATGCTGCTCTCGCTGCCCGCCGTCCTGCTCCACAGCCTGGTGGTCAGCAGCGTCGCCCTCTTCTGGCTGTGCGCGGTATCGCTCTACATCGGCCGGCTGGAGGTGGAGATCATCCACGACGACGAGGAcgacggggaggaggggggcgagtGCGAGGAGTGCGGGGGCCGGCGGGAGGGGCGCCACCCGGAGGACGGAAAGGGCCAGGACAagtga
- the npas1 gene encoding neuronal PAS domain-containing protein 1 — MAAMPFVSEGKCVSVEWDFLQGLLAKPPTLPCLQNLRKEKSRNAARSRRGKENFEFFELAKMLPLPGAITSQLDKASVIRLTISYLHMRHFASQGDPPWGPLLEGGPNCNKALRRTSQSLASDMFEQHLGAHLLQSLDGFVFVVSHEGRFLYISETVSIYLGLSQVELTGSSVFDYIHPADHVEMAERLGIRPHLRAEAGCHPANESASSSASTSSLAETPEPAPSSPLSPEDESPDRGFFIRMKSTLTKRGLHVKSSGYKVIHVTGRIRCRPALMPGPARSLQRPLGLVALAHTLPPSTLNEVRMESQMFVFRVNMDLQVTYCENRISEYMDLSPAEVVGHTCYHFIHVEDVENVRQSHEDLLRKGQVVTGYYRWLQRRGGFLWVQSCATVSINHKAPHERNVIWVNYVLSRTELPDTPLDLLQLPESLRNERVRATPPPRDVPSQTQGASVSRPLKCLSGRSAPGSKVREPFPHPSDSQSEESRKRMWRSRAEDGPQEARRLREELREARDESPSASSDAGSDSEGERRGGRGDGERSARRKRVKCEEGLGSRGGEAARGAGGRIQNGRAVIQHPKGAAAPAPPSIKTEQDFSASASASGGPRWGHPHPSLRGPPGTPNGDSPPDSTLTPPGSEAPPKGLFSPASPGLSPPMSASPLGREERCLPGGRGPDFELLQRLAAGGAAGRVLFHPLALGPQGPQSLYAPSTIRYAPAELAPAHAMSEGLPPEHPKPPPPPAFFPHLQRIAALPPFSGFSASDPPFPPGLPFCVNGLRGAAGTEED, encoded by the exons cctGCAGAACCTGAGGAAGGAGAAGTCTCGGAATGCGGCTCGGTCGCGACGCGGGAAGGAGAACTTTGAGTTCTTTGAGCTGGCCAAGATGCTGCCCCTGCCGGGCGCCATCACCAGCCAGCTGGACAAGGCCTCCGTCATCCGCCTCACCATCAGCTACCTGCACATGCGCCACTTCGCCAGCCAGGGAGACCCGCCATGGGGACCCCTGCTGGAGGGAGGACCCAACTGCAACAAGG cgTTGCGGCGGACCTCCCAGTCTCTGGCGTCCGACATGTTCGAGCAGCACCTGGGCGCGCACCTGCTGCAG TCGCTGGATGGGTTCGTGTTTGTGGTTAGTCACGAGGGACGTTTTCTCTACATCTCTGAGACGGTCTCCATCTACCTGGGCCTTTCACAG GTGGAGCTGACGGGCAGCAGCGTGTTTGACTACATCCACCCAGCGGACCACGTGGAGATGGCCGAGCGGCTCGGGATCAGGCCACACCTCCGGGCCGAAGCCGGCTGCCATCCGGCCAACGAGAGCGCCTCCAGCTCCGCGTCTACCTCTTCATTGGCTGAGACCCCAGAACCAG CCCCTTCCAGCCCTCTGTCCCCTGAGGATGAGTCCCCTGACAGAGGATTCTTCATCCGCATGAAGTCCACCCTGACCAAGCGAGGCCTGCACGTTAAGTCCTCTGGGTACAAG GTGATCCATGTGACTGGGAGGATCCGCTGTAGACCCGCCCTCATgcctggccccgcccgctcGCTCCAGCGGCCCCTGGGATTGGTGGCTCTGGCGCACACGCTCCCGCCCTCCACCCTCAACGAGGTGCGGATGGAGAgccaaatgtttgtgtttcgCGTGAACATGGACCTGCAGGTCACCTACTGCGAGAACAG GATCTCGGAGTACATGGACCTGAGTCCTGCTGAGGTGGTGGGCCACACCTGTTACCACTTCATCCACGTGGAGGATGTGGAGAACGTCCGGCAGAGCCACGAAGACC ttcTGCGGAAGGGTCAGGTGGTCACAGGGTACTACCGCTGGCTGCAGCGACGTGGGGGCTTCCTGTGGGTGCAGTCCTGCGCCACCGTCTCCATCAACCACAAGGCGCCCCACGAGCGCAACGTCATCTGGGTCAACTACGTGCtcag ccggaCGGAGTTGCCGGACACCCCCTTGGACTTGCTCCAGCTGCCGGAGAGCCTGCGGAACGAGCGGGTGCGAGCGACCCCGCCGCCACGGGACGTCCCGTCCCAGACCCAGG GGGCCTCTGTGTCGCGGCCGCTAAAATGCTTGAGCGGGAGGAGCGCGCCGGGGTCAAAGGTGAGGGAgcccttcccccacccctcagacagccaatcagaggagagcaggaagaggatgTGGCGGTCCCGCGCGGAAGACGGACCCCAGGAGGCGCGGAGGCTGAGGGAGGAGCTGCGGGAGGCGAGGGACGAGAGCCCGTCCGCCTCGTCTGACGCGGGGAGCGACAGCgagggggagaggcggggggggaggggcgacgGGGAGCGCAGCGCCCGCAGAAAGCGGGTGAAGTGCGAGGAGGGGCTGGGGAGCCGGGGGGGCGAGGCCGCGCGGGGAGCGGGCGGAAGGATCCAGAACGGCCGAGCCGTGATCCAGCACCCGAAGGGCGCGGCCgccccagcaccccccagcATTAAGACTGAGCAGGACTTCAGCGCCTCTGCGTCAGCCAGCGGGGGGCCGCGGTGGGGGCACCCGCACCCCTCCCTGCGCGGCCCGCCCGGGACCCCGAACGGCGACAGCCCCCCCGACTCCACCCTCACCCCGCCGGGAAGCGAGGCCCCGCCCAAGGGCCTGTTTTCGCCCGCCTCCCCGGGCCTGTCCCCGCCCATGTCGGCCTCCCCGCTGGGCCGGGAGGAGCGGTGCCtccccggggggcggggcccggacTTTGAGCTGCTGCAGAGGCTGGCGGCCGGGGGCGCGGCCGGACGGGTGCTCTTCCACCCCCTGGCGCTcggcccccaggggccccagAGCCTGTACGCCCCCAGCACCATCCGCTACGCCCCCGCCGAGCTGGCCCCCGCCCACGCCATGTCCGAGGGACTCCCCCCGGAGCACCCCaagccgccgcccccgcccgcctTCTTCCCCCACCTGCAGAGGATCGCCGCCCTGCCCCCCTTCAGCGGGTTCTCCGCCTctgacccccccttcccccccggactgcctttctgtgtgaacgGCCtgagaggggctgctgggacagaggaggactga